A single genomic interval of Stenotrophomonas sp. ZAC14D1_NAIMI4_1 harbors:
- a CDS encoding succinate dehydrogenase iron-sulfur subunit, whose product MAEFSLPKNSKVTKGQHFPAKSGGKNLRTFKIYRWSPDDDSNPRTDTYEIDLDACGPMVLDALIKIKNEIDPTLTFRRSCREGICGSCAMNIDGTNTLACTRAIADCGKKEVPIYPLPHMSVVKDLVPDLTHFYAQYASIKPWIRTQTPAPPDRERLQSPEDRKKLDGLYECILCACCSTSCPSYWWNGERYLGPAILLQAYRWIIDSRDEDTGARLDDLEDPFKLYRCHTIMNCARTCPKGLNPALAIAEIKKLMMERRA is encoded by the coding sequence ATGGCCGAGTTTTCACTCCCCAAGAATTCCAAGGTCACGAAGGGCCAGCACTTCCCCGCCAAGAGCGGTGGCAAGAACCTGCGCACCTTCAAGATCTACCGCTGGAGTCCGGACGACGACAGCAATCCGCGCACCGATACCTATGAGATCGATCTGGACGCCTGCGGCCCGATGGTCCTGGACGCGCTGATCAAGATCAAGAACGAGATCGATCCGACCCTGACCTTCCGTCGCTCCTGCCGCGAAGGTATCTGCGGTTCGTGCGCGATGAACATCGACGGCACCAACACCCTGGCCTGCACCCGCGCCATCGCGGACTGCGGCAAGAAGGAAGTGCCGATCTACCCGCTGCCGCACATGAGCGTGGTCAAGGATCTGGTTCCGGACCTGACCCACTTCTACGCGCAGTACGCGTCGATCAAGCCGTGGATCCGCACGCAGACCCCGGCACCGCCGGACCGCGAGCGCCTGCAGTCGCCGGAAGACCGCAAGAAGCTCGACGGCCTGTACGAGTGCATCCTGTGCGCCTGCTGCTCGACCAGCTGCCCGAGCTACTGGTGGAACGGCGAGCGTTACCTGGGCCCGGCGATCCTGCTGCAGGCCTACCGCTGGATCATCGACTCGCGCGATGAGGACACCGGTGCGCGCCTGGACGATCTGGAAGATCCGTTCAAGCTCTACCGCTGCCACACCATCATGAACTGTGCCCGGACCTGCCCGAAGGGCCTGAACCCGGCGCTGGCGATCGCCGAGATCAAGAAGCTGATGATGGAACGCCGCGCCTGA
- a CDS encoding succinate dehydrogenase assembly factor 2, with amino-acid sequence MDEDTLLKKLRWRCRRGMRELDQLFGRYLDREWSTAPTEEREVFLFLLECEDDKLWRWFMGYEACPHAHAIPLMQKILALKA; translated from the coding sequence ATGGACGAAGACACCCTGCTGAAGAAGCTGCGCTGGCGCTGCCGCCGCGGCATGCGCGAGCTGGACCAGCTGTTCGGGCGCTACCTGGACCGCGAATGGAGCACTGCGCCGACCGAAGAGCGCGAGGTTTTCCTGTTCCTGCTCGAGTGCGAGGACGATAAGTTGTGGCGCTGGTTCATGGGCTACGAGGCCTGCCCGCATGCCCACGCCATCCCCCTCATGCAGAAGATCCTCGCCCTCAAGGCTTGA